The following nucleotide sequence is from Mesorhizobium sp. J8.
GCCTTCCGCCATTTCGGCCACGACATCACCGACGAGGACAACGTGCTGGAGGCCGGCCTGGGCTTTGCCGTAAAGACGAGCAAAGCCGGCTTCATCGGCCGCGACGCGGTGCTCAGGAAGAAGGAGGCCGGCCTATCACGCCGGCTGGTGCAGTTCCGCCTGAAGGACCCTCAGCCGCTGCTCTTCCACAACGAAGCGATCCTGCGCGACGGCCGGATTGTCGGCCCGATCACATCAGGCAATTACGGCCACCACCTCGGCGGCGCGATCGGCCTGGGTTACGTGCCATGCCAGGGCGAGAGCGAGGCGGATGTGCTGGGCTCATCCTACGAGGTCGAGATCGCCGGCGAACGCTTCGCGGCGGAAGCCTCGCTGAAGCCGATGTATGATCCGAAGGCGGAAAGGGTGAGAATGTAGCGCCGGCGTCCCCTTCTCCCCTTGTGGGAGAAGGAGACGGATGAGGGGTGTTCCAGCGGAGTGAGACGCTGGCGATTGTGGAGGCCCAACGCGGCCGAAGGTTAGCGCCAAGCTGGAGCACCCCTCATCCGGCCGCTTCGCGGCCACCTTCTCCCACAAGGGGAGAAGGAGAAACCGGCGCTTCAAAACCGCTCCAGCCTCACCCTGACCTTCCCCAGAAACGCCGCCCTCGTCTTCGGCGTGGACGAATCCATCAGATAATGCGCCAGGAAGAACGTCTTGCAGCGCGTGGCGCACAGCGCCCGCATGCCGCGCAGGATCGTCTTGCGGCCCGGCTGGCCGACGACCACGCTCCACCAGGTCGGCGCGCCGCAGGTGGTGATGACGCCGACCTTGGTGACATGCCGCATCAGCGACGTGATTCGCCCCTTGCCGGCCGGCAGCTTGAAGGCGATGTCGGTCGCCCAGACCCGGTCGAACCAGCCTTTCAGCATCGCCGGCAAGCCGTACCACCAGGTCGGATAGATGAAGAGGATCGCCTCGGCCCATTGCAGATGCTCGAAATGCGGTTCGAGAGCCGGATCCTCAGGCGCGCGGTCGTTATAGGAGCGCCGCTCCTCGCAGCTCATCACCGGATCGAAATTCTCGGCGTAGAGATCGAGCAGCCGCACGTCCCACCCCCTTTGCGTCAGCACCTCGATCGCCGTGTCGCGGATCGCCGCGCAGTAGCTTTCGGGCACCGGATGGCAATAGACCACCAGCACGCGCATCAGAATTGGTCCATGCTGGCGGCCACTTTAGCCATGAAGGCTTTGCGCGTCTCGTCGGTGGAGACGTTCATCAAATAATGCGCGAGATAAGAGACGGGAGCACCGGGTCTGATCGTGGCCCGCAGCATGCGCTTGACTATCTTGCGCGGCGGGTCGCCCATCAGGATGGCGCGAAAACGGCTGCCGCCATAGGTGGTGACGGCCGCCATCTTGCGGATGTTGTGCAGCGTCGGCCGCACCTTGCCGTCGACCAGCTTGAACGACACGCCGGGCAGAAACACGCGGTCGAAAAAGCCTTTCAGGATCGCCGGATAGCCGTAGTTCCAGACCGGAAACGACAGCACCAGCGCCTCGGCGTTCTTCAGCCTTTCGACATAGCCGGCGACGGCGTCGGCTGGGCCGCGCGGATCGTGGTAGCCGAGCCGCTCGGCGCGCGTCAGCCGCGGATCGAAATCCTCGGCATAAAGGTCGCAATCGTCGACCGCATGGCCAGCAGCGGAGAGACGCTCGACGATCGTCTTGTGCAAGCCGGCGTTGAAGCTGGTCTCCACCGGATGAGCGAAGAGGACGAGGATGTTCATCAGCTCGCCTTTTGCAGGCCTTTGAACAGGAACGTCCGGCCGGAGCGGTAGTCGTAGTCCGGGTTTTCCCAGGCGATCATCTTGCCGGGATTGAGCAGACCTTGCGGATCGGTCTCACGCTTGAAGGCGAGTTGGATCTCGTCCGTCTGCTTCATGCCGCCCTCTTCCAGCGTGTAGCGATGCGGGTTGAAGATCGGGCAGCCATTCTCCTCGTGCAGGCGGATGATCTCGTCCAGCCGCGCCTCGGTGGTGAACCTGACCAGCGGCAGGCCGAAGCAGGTGATGTTGCCGTCGAGCCGCACGAATTCCAGATGCGAGAACACCTCGCCCGGGAACATCGCGTCCATCTTTTCGACCAGCGCCAGTTGGTTGGGGAACGGATAGAGCGACTGCAGATAGGTGATCGACGGGTCGACGCGCAGCGCCCTCAGCGTCGTGTGATTCCAGGCGAGCTCATAGGCAGGCGGCAGGCCCTTCTTGTCCTCGTCGGTTGCGGTTGCCGCGCTGAAGATGACCTCGCCGCCGGCGCGCCTTGTGAAGGCGAGGAAGGCGTCGAGCCCGTGCCGTGCCACCATGACGACGCAGATGCTCTGCCCCTCGCGCAGGAACTTCTGGTGCCGCTTGAAATAGAGCTGGGGCACGGGTGCGGCGATCGGCGTGATCAGCTTGGTTAGGATGCCGTCCTGGCAGGCCAGCGCGTTGCCGTAGCGGGCGGCGCCCATGAAGCTGTCGAAGCCGACAATGACGTCGATCCATTCATAGGCGGCGGTCAGCGGCATCTCGACCTCGGTGATGATGCCGTTGGTGCCATAGGCATGCGTGACCTTGTGCAGGTCCTCGCCGGTGAGCTCGAGCGCCTTCGGCTCGGCCTCCATGGTGACGACGCGCAGCCGCAGCACATTGCCGAAATCGCGCAGGCCGCCGAAATTGATCGAGCCGACCCCGCCCGAACCGCCGGCGATGAAGCCGCCGATCGAGGCGGTGTTGTAGGTCGAGGGCGAGAGCCTGAGCTCCTGCCCGGAATGCGCCCGCGTCGCCTTGTCGATCTCGGCAAGGATTGCGCCCGGCCCGGTCACCACCCGCCCCGGCGCGATCGTCTTGATCTCGTTCATCTCGGCGAGGTTCAGCACCACGCCGCCCGACAACGGCATCGCCTGCCCGTAGTTGCCGGTGCCGCTGCCGCGCGGCGTCACCGGGACGCCATGCCGGTGGCATGCGGCAAGCACGCGGATCACCTCATCCTCGCTCTTCGGGGTGACGATCAGGTCGCCCTTGATGTGATCGAGTTGCGCCTTCAGCACCGGACTGTACCAGTAGAAGTCGCGGCTTTTCTGCTGGACGATGGCCGGATGGTCGTCGACCTTGATCCCGTCGAGATCGCGCTTCAGCGCTGCGATATCCATCATCTCACCATCAATTCGTCGAGTTCGGCATAATCGGGCAGCCGGCGTTCGATCGCCTTGCCGTCGCGCACGACGATGCGATCCGATTCGGGCCGCGACAGCAATTCGGTCCAGCTCCGCCCCTTGAAGACAATGAAGTCGGCGCTGCCGCCGACCGCTAGCGTGCCGGCGTCTTCAAGCCGCATCACTTCGGCCGGTGTAGCCGCGACCGCCCTCGGCCAGTCGCCTACCGGATGGTCGAAATGCAGGATGCGCGTCGCCATGCGGTAGACCTCCAGCATGTCGAGGTCGCCATAGGCGTAGAACGGATCGCGCGTGTTGTCGGAGGCGACCGCCACCTTGATGCCGCGCGCCTTCATCTCGTGCAGCAGCGTCACGCCGCGCCAGCGCGGGGTGGTGTGGTTGTTGCGGCGGTCCTGCAGATAGAGGTTGCACATCGGCAGCGACACCACGGCGAGCCGCGCCTTCGCCACCTTGTCCAGCGTGTCGAGCACCTCGAGGTCCGGCTGGCGCGCCAGCGAGCAGCAATGGCCGACCAGGATGTTGCCCTCAAAGCCGTTCCACAGCGACGCCTCCGCGATCTTCTTCAGCGAGATCGCCGCGACGTCGTCGGTCTCGTCGGCATGGAAATCGAGATCGATCCCGTGCTTGATGGCTTCAGCGAACACCTTGTCGAGCAGTTCCTCGAGATCGGGCACCATATAGGTGACGACGCCCAGCACGCCCTTGGCCGCCGCGACACGCTTGGCCAGCCGCTCGAACCACACCTTGTCGCGCACGCCTTCGATGCCGAGCAGGCACGCGGCCTGCAGGTCGATCCGCCCGCGCCACCTCTCCCGCATCGTCTCGAACACCGGCCAGGAGATCTCCTCCTGAGGCGGCACGGAGTCCAGATGCGTGCGCAAGGCCTTGGTGCCGTGCGCATAGGCCGAGCGCAGCGAAAAATCCATGCGGCGCGCGACGTCCTCCGCGTTCCAGCGCGCGGCGCGGTCGGCGCCGGTGGCATTGAGCGCGCCCATGAAGGTGCCGTCGGGATTGGGCTTTCGCGGCCAGATATGGCCCTTGTCGATATGGGTGTGGCAATCGACGAAACACGGCAGCACGATCCGGCCGGCAAGGTCGAGGGCATCGGCCTGGACTTTCGATTTGCCATGCACCGCAATGCTCGAAACCTTGCCGTCGGCGACCGATAGATCGGCAAGCGCGAAGCCGTCGCTGTCCAAGGCGGCCGCAAGGCCGGGTGTCAGCGAGGCATGCAGCCGGACATTGGCAAGCTGGTATGATGCTTTGTCCGGAATCAACTGCCGCTCCCTTGGGTGATGAGACGAACCACCCTAGTGCTCCTGCCTCAGCGCGCTCTCGTGCCAGCGGCGCAGGATGAGATGCGACACCAGCGACAGCACCAGGAAGATCAGGATGCCGGTGAGCGAGATCAGGATCAGCGCCGCGAACAGACGCGGCGCGTTGAGCCGGTAGCCAGCCTCGATGATACGCGAGGCAAGCCCCGACGACTGCCCCTGCGCGCCGGCGACGAATTCGGCGACCACGGCCCCGATCAGCGACAAGCCGCCGGCGATCTTCAGCCCGCCGAGGAAATAAGGCATCGCCGCCGGCAGCCGCAGATAGCGCAATTGCTGCCAGCGCGTCGCGCCGTTGAGCTTGAACAGGTCGCGCAAATTGCGGTCGACCGAATTCAGCCCGAGCGTGGTGTTGGACAGGATCGGAAAGAAGGCGACGATCCAGGCGCAGAGCAGCAGTTTGACGGTCTGGTTGTTCACATAGATGTTGATCAGCGGGAAGATGGCGACGATCGGCGTCACCTGCAGCACGATCGCGAAGGGGAAGAATGACATCTCCACCCATTTCGACTGCGCGAACAGCACCGCCAACCCGACGCCGCCAATGACGGCGAGCGCCAAGCTGAGGAAGGTGATCCGGAGCGTCACCAGCAGCGACGAGAACAGCAGGCCGGCGTCGCTGTGCAGCGTCTGCAGCACCACGCCCGGCCGCGGCAGGATATATTGCGGGATCTCGTTCCAGACGCAGATGCGGTCCCACAGCACGATCGCCAGCACCATGATCGCCAGCGGCAGCCCCCATTTGCCGATGCGCTCCAGCCGCTCCTGGCGGGCGCGGCGCGTCTCTTCCGGATCGAGTTTCAGCGCGGTGTCGTCAATGGCCGTCATGATGCGATCCTGCGGTTGAGTTGATGGCGTCGACCAGCACGTCCGAGGCCTGCCGGCAAAGCGCGGCATAGTCGGGCGAGGTGCGGAACGCCTCGTCGCGCGGATAAGGCGCGTTGATGGGGAGTTCGCCATGGACGCGGCCCGGCCGCGCGGCCATGACGACGACACGGCTGGACAGGAACACGCTTTCGAAAACGCTGTGAGTGACGAAGACGACGGTGAAGCGTTCGTCCTGCCACAGCTCCAGAAGATCGTTGTTGAGCTTGAAGCGGGTGATCTCGTCGAGCGCCGCGAAGGGCTCGTCCATCAACAGGATGCGCGGCTTGGTCACCAAGGCCCTGGCGATCGAGACGCGCATCTTCATGCCGCCGGAAAGCTCGCGCGGCACGGCGTTTTCGAAGCCGGTGAGATGGACCCGCGACAACATTTCCATCACGGCGGGTTCCGCCTTGGCGCGAGACACACCCTTCAGCCTCAGCGGCAGCCAGACATTGTCGAAGACGCTGGCCCAGGGCAGCAGCGTCGGCTCCTGGAAGACGAAGCCGGTGTTCGAGCGGTCGATCGAGCCGCGCCAGTCGAGCTGGCCCGAGGTCGGCGTCGACAGACCCGCGATCAGCCGTAGCGCCGTCGACTTGCCGCAGCCCGACGGGCCAAGCAAGCTCAGGAAATCGCCTTCCCGGATCGCCAAGTCGACCTTGCTCAGCGCCGTTACGCCGTTGGAAAAGACCTTGCCGACATTGCGCAACGCAAGCAGCATCGGGGCCGCGCCCGATGCCGCCGGCATATCAGCCACTTTCTCCTGGATCATCTCAGGCAGGCCGCCTTATTTCTTCAGCTCCAGCCCGACGCCCTTGTTGATGAAGGCCAGCGTGTAGGCCTTCTTGATGTCGAGGCCTGGCTGCGCGACCTTGGCCTTGACCATCTTGTCGTAAAAACTCTGGATGCGGGCTTCGTTCATCGTGCCGATGCCGAGCTTTTCCGAATCGCCCGAATCGACGATGCCGAACTTCTTCAATTGCTCGATCGAGAAGGCGATCTGCTCATCCGTCATGTCGGGATTGTCCTTCTTGATCATGTCGTTGGCGGCCTTGTTGTCGCCATAGAGGTACTTGTACCAGCCCTTGGCTGAGCCATCGACGAAGCACTGCACCACCTCTGGCCGCTTGTCGATCGTATCCTGCATCACCTCGATGGTCGTGGCATAGGTGTCCCAGCCATTGTCGGCAAGCAGGAACTGGTTTGGCATGAAGCCGCCCTGTTTCTGCACCGCGAATGGCTCGGAGGTGACATAGCCCTGCTGGATCGACTTCTTGTTGGCGATGAAGGGCGCCGGGTTGAACGTATAGGGCACGCGCTTGGCGGCGTCGAAGCCGAGATCGGTGACCATCCATTGGAAGAAGGTCTGCGCGCCTTCGTCACCCATGATGTACTGGTCGGCCTTCTTGAGATCCTCCCACTTGTCCAACCCTTCCCCCGGATGGGACATGATGACCTGCGGATCCTTCTGGAAATCGGCAGCGACGACACGCATCGGAATCCCTTGCTGCACGGCGTCGAAGGCGGAGAGCAGGTTGCCGCCCATGTAGAAATCGATCTTGCCGGCAAGCAGCATCGGCCGGCCGCTGACCTGCGGGCCGCCCTGCATGATGGTGACGTCGAGACCGCATGCGGCATAGGTGCCGTCGGCAATCGCCTGATAGTAGCCCCCATGCTCCGGCTCGGCGAGCCAGTTGGTGCCGAACGTAACCTTCTCGTTCGCGGCAGCGCTCAGCGTGCTCGCCGCCAGCAAGGCGATCGAGCCCGCCAGGATCTTCCTATTTCCGATCATAAACTCACCCTCTCTTGGCTCCGGCGCGCAACGCGCTGGGCTCGACACCATTGGTTCAAGAAGCAAGACACATGCCACCACCCGGGCCGCCCGCTTGCGCGGCAGTCATTGCCGAGACCGGAAGGGTCATGCTGTACGAAAGGCATCGTGCCCATTTTTTGAACGCCTGTCCACAATCGCCCTGGCGGCATGCACCGCATCTTGAAGGTTTCATGAATCGAGCCTTAGTCTGCGGGCGCACAGGAGAATGCTATGCTGAAATACCTCGCCCCCAAGACCATCAAGCCGCCCTTCGCGCGCTACAGCCACGGCGTCGAAATACCCGCCGGAAAGCGCCTGGTGCTGTGCTCGGGCCAATTGGGCATCGGGCCCGACGATTTCGTGCCGGATGATGCCGGCGCGCAGACGGAGCTTTGCTTCAAGAACATCGCCGCGATTCTGAGCGAGGCCGGGCTGACGTTGAACGACACCGTGCGCATAAACGCCTTCGTCACCGGCCGCGAGCACCTGCAGGCCTATATGGATGTCCGCAACCGGCTCTTTTCCGATCCCGCGCCGGCATCGACACTGATGATCGTTTCCGGCTTCGCCCGTCCGGAGTTCAAGGTCGAGGTCGAGGTGCTGGCGGCAGGCTAGCTGCTGCCGCGTACAGTTTTTAGATCTGGCCGGAAGGCAGACCAATCAGGAGACGAAAAGTGACGAAAAGACGTGTGTGGTGGGGCGACTACCGGACGACCGAATATGCCTCCATCGACGCCGAAGCGACCATCGCCGTGCTGCCGGTGGCCGCGATCGAGCAGCATGGCCCGCATCTTCCGGTCTCGACCGACACCTCGATCATGGTGGGCATGCTGGAGACGGTGATCGCGCGTCTGCCCGACGATCTCGACATCCGCATCCTGCCGGTCCAGGCGGTCGGCAAGTCGAACGAGCACCTGCATGCGCCAGGAACGCTCACCTTGCCCGCCACCACCTTGGTGGACGCCTGGACCGAGCTCGGCCTGTCGGTCGCCCGTGCCGGGGTGAGAAAGCTGATCATCGTCAATTCGCATGGTGGCAATGAAGAGATCATGGGCATCATCTCGCGCGAGTTGCGCGTGCGCGCCAAAATGCTGTCGGTGAAGACGAGTTGGCAGCGTTTCGGCCGCCCGGCCGGCATGTATACCGAGCTCGAGGACCGTCACGGCATCCATGGCGGCGATGTCGAGACCTCGCTGATGCTGCACTTCCGGCCCGACCTCGTCGACATGAGCAAGGCCGACAATTTCGTCTCCAATGTCGGTCGCGCCGAAAAGGAATTCGCCCTGCTGCGCCACACCGGCACCCACGCCTTCGCCTGGATAGCCAGCGACCTCAACCCCAATGGCGTGGTCGGCGACGCCTCGATCGCAACGGCCGAGAAGGGCCGCCTGACCGCGGAAATGCAAGCCGACGGTTTTATCAACCTGATCAGGGATGTGCGGAAGGCAAAGCTTGCGGAGTGGCTGTCGTAGCGGCCGCTTTAGCTTAGGCCTCGATCCCCAGTTCGAAGGGGATCCCCTCGAACGCATCGGCGCCTCGGCCGATCGACTCGATCGCCGTTATCATCCGGCCGTCGCGCTGGAGCAGCATGTCGGCGACCGCGATCAGCCGGGGATTGGGCGTCGCGGTCGGCGAGAGCCAGCGCAGCGTCCGGGCGAGTTCCATCTCGTCGCGCTTGGGCGCCAGCGCCGCTGCGATGATGTAAGCCGACGCCGTCGAGCGGCTGACGCCGGCGTAGCAATGCACGACCAGCGGCTTTACCCGATCCCAGCGATAGGCGAAATCGAGCAAGGCCCGCACATGCTCCTCGCCGGGCATCGTCATGCCTTCCTGCGCCGCGGCGATGTCGTGCATGACGAGATGCAGGTGGTTTTCCGCCAGGATCGAGGCCGGCCGGGTCACTTCGGTGCCCGCGGCAAGCAGGGACAGCAAGCGCTCGGCGCCAGTCCTTGCGACGGTTTCGTCGACTTTCGACAGCGAACAGACATGGATCATCGTCCGAACTCCTCCGGCGCATCCTCGCGCCGCGCGGCCCAGGCGGCAAGGGCGCCCTCAAGGCGCTGCCAATCCGCTTCGTCGCCCGGCAGACCGATGCGCAAGACCTGCGGCCGCTCCGCAAAATGGCGGACCAGCACGCCGCTAGAGCCCAGTGCCGAAAACAGGCTTGGAGCCTCGGCAAACGACAAGTAGCGGAACAGGCTGGTGCCGCCGGCGACCGGAACATCAAATCGGCCAAGCAAGGCGTCGAGCCGCCCGGCATCCCGCGCCAGGCCCTGCCGCATATCGGCCTGCCATTTCGTATCCGACAAGGCTCGGATGCCGTATTCCAGCGCCGGACCAGCCACCGCCCAGGGTCCGAGCTGCGCATCCAGCCGCTCGGCGGTCAGTTGATCGGCGAGCGCGAAGCCGAGCCGAACGCCGGCAAGGCCGAAGAACTTGCCGAACGAGCGCAGCACGACAATGCCGCCCTCCCCGACATCTTCCGCCAGGCTGTGCTCGATTGGGCCGACGTCCATGAAGGCTTCGTCGATCACGAGCAGCCCGCCCTTGGCGCGAAGCCGCGCCGCTAGGTCGAGCAGGCGCGCTTTTTCGATCACCCGCCCGTCCGGATTGTTGGGATTGACCAGCACCGCGAGGTCCGCCTCGGCCAGCGCATCGAAATCGCTGACTTCCGCGACCGCATGGCCGGCGATAGCCGCGGCGCGAGCGTGTTCGGCATAGGTCGGGGCGAGTACCAGCGCCTTGCCGGGCCGCAGCAGCGAAGCCACGCGCGGCAGCAGAATCTGGGTGCCGGGCCCAGCCACGATATGGAAGGCCGACGGCGCGCCATAGGCTCCAGCCGCAATTTCGGCCAATTCGCGCAGTTGTCCTGCCTCCGGCAATCGGGTCAGGGCGGTAGCGGGCAGTTCGAAAAGCGGATAGGAGTGCGGGTTGATACCTGTCGAGAGGTCCAGGAAAGGTTGTGGCGCATGAGGAAAAAGCGCGCTTGCCCGGCCAAGGCTGCCGCCATGATCAACCGCCGCGATCGCGCCGCTTAGAAGCTTCATGTCCGTCCTGATCGCTTTCCTGTCACTCGCCGTCGAACGCGCCCTCGGCTATCCGGACTGGCTGTTCAACGCCATCGGCCACCCGGTAAGCTGGATCGGCAGGCTGATATCCTTTCTCGATCGCCGGCTCAACCGCGCCACCGATTCCGACGAATTGCGTCGCCGCCGCGGCGTCCAGGCCTTGCTCATCATTCTGCTGGTGCCTGGCCTCGTCGGCCTTGCGCTGCATGTTCTGCTCTGGCTGATCTTTCCCACCGGCCTGGTGTTCGCTGCCATCCTCGGCTCCACGCTGCTGTCGCAGAAAAGCCTCGCCGAGCATGTCGAGGACGTCGCCGACGCGCTGGAGACCGGCGGCCTGACGCTCGGCCGCATCGCCGTTTCGCGCATTGTCGGCCGTGATCCGGAAAAGTTGGACAAGGCGGGTGTCGCCCGCGCGGCGATCGAAAGCCTGGCCGAGAATTTCTCCGACGGCATCGTCGCGCCCGCCTTCTGGACCGGCGTCGGCGGGCTTGGCGGAGGTGCTGCCTACAAGGCCGCCAACACTGCCGATTCGATGATCGGCCACAAGACGCCGAAATACGAAGCCTTTGGCCGTGCGGCCGCTCGTTTCGACGACCTGGTCAACCTGCCCGCATCGCGGCTGACCGGCCTGCTGATCGTGCTGGCGGCATTTCTTGTATCCGGCGCCGATCCGCGCGCCGCCTGGCATGTCATGCGCCGCGACGCCGGGAAGCACCGCTCGCCCAATGCCGGCTGGCCGGAAGCCGCGATGGCCGGCGCGCTCGGCCTTTCGCTCGCTGGGCCGCGCAGCTATGGCGGCGAGGTCGTCGAGGACGCCTTCATGGGCGAAGGCGGCCGCCGCGAGGCAGAGAGCACCGACATCCGCCAAGCGTTGAAGCTCTATCGCATGGCGGACTGGCTGCTGCTTGGCCTGTTCGCGATCGTCTCGGCGATGGTGATCTACCTGACCATCTTGATCGGCGGCTAAGGAAGGTGTGTTGAGATTCAGGTCAGGCCGAGTCGAAAACGGTGGCTTCAGAGAACCGGAGCGGAGCGTACTTAAAGTACGTGAGCACCGGAAGCGCAGGAAGCCGCCGTTTGCAGGCCGGCCCCACCTGAATATCGACACACCTTAGAATTCGATTCCTTGCTGCGCCTTCACGCCGGCGGCGAAATGGTGCTTGGTCAGCCCCATCTCGGTGACGAGATCGGCCGCCTCGACGAGCAGCGGCTTGGCGTTGCGGCCGGTGACGATGACATGCAAATCGTCTCGGCGCGCCATCAGCCCCGCGACCACTTTCTCCAGATCGAGATAGTCGTAGCGCAGCGCGATGTTGAGCTCGTCGAGCACGACCAGGCTGATCGATGGATCGGCCATCAGCTCCAGCGCCTTGGCCCAGGCGGCCTCGGCGGCGGCGATATCGCGCTTGAGGTCCTGCGTCTCCCAGGTGAACCCCTCGCCCATCGCATGCCAGACGACGCGGTCGCCAAAGGCTGCAAAGGCGTCCTTCTCGCCGGTATGCCATTTGCCCTTGATGAACTGGACGACGCCGACCCGCTTGCCGTAGCCCAGCATCCTGAGCGCCAGGCCGAACGCGGCCGTTGTCTTGCCCTTGCCCGGTCCGGTGTTGACGATCAGCAGCCCTTTCTCGATCGTCTTGCCGGCCACCTCGGCATCCTGCACGGCCTTCCGCTTGGCCATCTTGGCGCGATGACGCTCGGCGTCCCCCTCGCTAATCATCTTGTCCTCGATCTCAGCCATGTCATTTCACCTTGAGCGGCAGCCCTGCCACCATCATGAGAACGCTGTCGGCCGTCGCCGCGACCTGCTGGTTGAGCCGGCCGGCGGCATCGCGGAAGCGGCGCGCCAAAGCGTTATCGGGCACGATGCCCAGCCCGACCTCGTTGGAAACCACGAACCAAGGCCCGCGCGGCCGTGACAGCGCGTCCTTGAGCCGCTGGCACTCGGCTTCGACATCATGTTCGGCCAGCATGTGATTGGTGAGCCACAAAGTCAGGCAGTCGATCAGCACAGGT
It contains:
- the cbiB gene encoding adenosylcobinamide-phosphate synthase CbiB — protein: MSVLIAFLSLAVERALGYPDWLFNAIGHPVSWIGRLISFLDRRLNRATDSDELRRRRGVQALLIILLVPGLVGLALHVLLWLIFPTGLVFAAILGSTLLSQKSLAEHVEDVADALETGGLTLGRIAVSRIVGRDPEKLDKAGVARAAIESLAENFSDGIVAPAFWTGVGGLGGGAAYKAANTADSMIGHKTPKYEAFGRAAARFDDLVNLPASRLTGLLIVLAAFLVSGADPRAAWHVMRRDAGKHRSPNAGWPEAAMAGALGLSLAGPRSYGGEVVEDAFMGEGGRREAESTDIRQALKLYRMADWLLLGLFAIVSAMVIYLTILIGG
- the cobO gene encoding cob(I)yrinic acid a,c-diamide adenosyltransferase gives rise to the protein MAEIEDKMISEGDAERHRAKMAKRKAVQDAEVAGKTIEKGLLIVNTGPGKGKTTAAFGLALRMLGYGKRVGVVQFIKGKWHTGEKDAFAAFGDRVVWHAMGEGFTWETQDLKRDIAAAEAAWAKALELMADPSISLVVLDELNIALRYDYLDLEKVVAGLMARRDDLHVIVTGRNAKPLLVEAADLVTEMGLTKHHFAAGVKAQQGIEF
- the cobU gene encoding bifunctional adenosylcobinamide kinase/adenosylcobinamide-phosphate guanylyltransferase, whose amino-acid sequence is MTGATAASGNRASDRKLTFVLGGARSGKSSYAEKLTTANPSPWTYIATAQAYDDEMRERIALHRSRRGEGWVTVDAPLDLVGAIESLPNHEPVLIDCLTLWLTNHMLAEHDVEAECQRLKDALSRPRGPWFVVSNEVGLGIVPDNALARRFRDAAGRLNQQVAATADSVLMMVAGLPLKVK